From the Alkaliphilus flagellatus genome, the window TGGTATGAGCAAAAAGCTGTAATCGTTTTACTTGCATTACTATACCTAGGTGTTAAAAATATTCACTTAGGACCAACACTTCCTGCATTCTTATCACCAAATGTCGTTAATGTTTTAGTAGAAAACTTTGGTATTGGTGGAATTACAAATGTAGAAGATGACATGGCAATGTTCTTAGGAGCAACAGCAGAAGCATAATATACACAAAAATATATAAAAATGAGACTATCCTTTAAAGGGTAGCCTCGTTTTTTATTATTGTATAGAAATAACCACTGATTGGGTCAAGTGATTATTTATTTTTTTATAGTTATTTTGCGTTAGGTATAAATAAGGATTGTCCAAATGTATCCTTACCAAACTCGCTAATTAGCTGTTGTCCATTATCAGAGAGCATCCATTCTACAAATGCTAAAGCACCGTCATGATTAATTTTGTCATTTTTTTCTGGGTTAACAGCAATAACTCCATATTGATTAAATAGCTTGGTGTCACCTTCTACAACTACTTTAAGATCAAGCTTATCCATCATGGATAGATAAGTAGCTCTATCAGTTAACGTATATCCATTAAGCTCATTAGTCATTTGAAGAACTGCTCCCATTCCTTGTCCTGCTTCTACATACCAATCTCCTTGTGGTTCCACATTAGCCTCTTTCCAAAGGTTTAGTTCCATTTTATGTGTACCAGAGTCATCTCCTCTAGATACAAAGGTTTGTTTTCCATCGTTAATTAGTGAAAAGGCTTTAACTATATCCTTATTAGCTTGTTCTGCTAAGTTTAATGTGTCTTCATTAGGTCCTAATAAAATGAAATCGTTGTACATTACATCAAATCTTTCAATACCATGTCCAGCTTTAACAAATTCTTCTTCTGAACTTTTAGCATGAACTAATAGTACATCCGCATCTCCGTCTTCACCCATTTTTAAAGCTTGCCCAGTTCCTACAGCAACTACCTTTACATCGTATCCAGTATCTTCTGTAAATTTAGGTAATATGTAATCTAAAAGACCACTATTTTCTGTACTAGTTGTAGTGGAAAGGATTATTTCGCTCTTAGCTACTACCGGAGGTGTATTGTCATCTGGCTTTGGTGCATCTGTTGTCTTTGGGCTAGAACAGGATACCATAAAAATCGATAATAGTAATAATCCAATTACAGATAATTTTCTAAAGCTTTTTTTCATGTACTTCATCTCCTTTAATATGTTATAACTACAACAACACTCTGTACCGTTTAGGTATAGGATATGTGTCGTTTGCTACTCCTAATTTTTAAAATATTAAGACAATTGCGCAAATACCAGTTAGTAGATAGTTTTTTAACGAAAAAAAACACCTAAAAAGGCGTAGTTATAAGCAGTATTATAAAGTGGCTAGCTTCCTGCATATTTACTCCTTTCCACAATGGGAGGCATTGTAGTTTCCTGCAATACCCTACAGGTCAATAAACCATTACATTGTTTAGCAGTTAAATGCTTTAGGTTATATTGACTCGGAGATATTTAATTTTGGTTCGTTATAATTCAGTATACTTTATAGGTATATAACTGTCAATAATTAGTATGTTTTTTTATGTGAATTAATATTTTTTTAACACACTTGAAATTTTACAACAAAAAATATATAATGCAAGGTGAAATAGGTAAATAGAATGCTTATTTCTTAGGCTAGCTTCTTAATAGAGTGTAGTATGGCTATCATACTAATGGTGAGGTATGTTTTTTTGTGGTTCGATAACTCTTTACCAAATAAATCATACCGAAATGGAGAGATGAACAATGACGAAAAAAATAGTATTACTTTTATTAATCTGTTCTCTAGTTTTAGCTGGATGTACCAACAAACCTAAGGCTACAGAAGGAGAAGTACCGGAGGTTAACGAAGAAATAACATTAAATGTCTTTGCAGCAGCCAGCTTAACAGATGCTTTTAATGAAATGAAAGATATTTACGAAAAAGAAAATGATGGAATTACGTTACAATTTAACTTTGCTGGTTCTGGAACTCTTCAAAAGCAAATTGAAGAGGGGGCAACAGCAGATTATTTTATTTCAGCTGGAGCTTCTCAAATGAATGCTCTAGAAGAAAAGGGTCTTATTGAAGATAGAAAAGATCTATTAAAAAATAAATTAGTTGTTGTAGGCACTAAGGACATGGAAGGTAAAGTGTCTAAAATAGAAGATTTATTATCTGAAGATGTAAAATATATTGCTGTAGGTACTCCAGAAACAGTTCCAGTAGGAAAGTACACAGAGGAAGCTTTAACACATTATGATTTATGGGAAAAATTAAGTGATAAAATTGTATTTACTAAGGACGTAAGACAGGCATTGACATATGTTGATACTGGAAACTCTGATGTTGGTTTTGTATATTCTAGTGATGCTCTAGCTTTAGAAAACGGTGTTACTTTATTTGAAGTTTCTGATGATTCACATAAAAAAATAATTTATCCTGCAGCTATTATTAAAGAAACAGAATATAAAGATGCAGCTGCTAAATTTGCTGAATTCCTTGTATCAAAGGAAGGTAGTGCTATTCTTGAAAAACATGGATTTGTTTTAAATTAGTTAAAGGAGCATACAAATGTTAAATCCAGTTTTACTTTCATTGAAGGTAGCATCAATTGCTACAGTATTTGCCATGCTAATAGGCATACCATTAGCCTATTCCTTAACTAATAAAGATTTTAAAGGTAAAACACTATTAGAAACTCTGTTGACATTACCGTTGGTGCTTCCACCAACGGTAATTGGATATGGACTATTAATTTTATTTGGAAGAAATTCTTTATTAGGCAGAATGCTTAAGGACCTATTTGGAATACAGGTTGTGTTTACGGTAACAGGTTCTATTATTGCTGCTACCGTAGTTGCATTGCCATTAATGATACAAAGTGTTAAATCTGCATTTGGAAATTTAGACCCTATTTATGAAAAATCTGCTGCTACTTTAGGGTCAAACAAATTTAAGGTGTTTTTTACAATTATTTTACCCCTGTCTTGGACAGGTATTGTTAGTGGCTTGGTAATGTCATTTGCAAGAGCCCTTGGTGAATTTGGTGCTACTTTAATGATTGCGGGAAACATTCCTGGGAAAACTCAAACAATACCTATAGCTATATATTCAGCAGTGGAGACAGGAAATAAAGAGATGGCTAATCGGTTAGTAATAATTATGACCCTATTTAGTTTTTTAGTCATATGGCTACTA encodes:
- a CDS encoding substrate-binding domain-containing protein, with the protein product MKKSFRKLSVIGLLLLSIFMVSCSSPKTTDAPKPDDNTPPVVAKSEIILSTTTSTENSGLLDYILPKFTEDTGYDVKVVAVGTGQALKMGEDGDADVLLVHAKSSEEEFVKAGHGIERFDVMYNDFILLGPNEDTLNLAEQANKDIVKAFSLINDGKQTFVSRGDDSGTHKMELNLWKEANVEPQGDWYVEAGQGMGAVLQMTNELNGYTLTDRATYLSMMDKLDLKVVVEGDTKLFNQYGVIAVNPEKNDKINHDGALAFVEWMLSDNGQQLISEFGKDTFGQSLFIPNAK
- the modA gene encoding molybdate ABC transporter substrate-binding protein, with the protein product MTKKIVLLLLICSLVLAGCTNKPKATEGEVPEVNEEITLNVFAAASLTDAFNEMKDIYEKENDGITLQFNFAGSGTLQKQIEEGATADYFISAGASQMNALEEKGLIEDRKDLLKNKLVVVGTKDMEGKVSKIEDLLSEDVKYIAVGTPETVPVGKYTEEALTHYDLWEKLSDKIVFTKDVRQALTYVDTGNSDVGFVYSSDALALENGVTLFEVSDDSHKKIIYPAAIIKETEYKDAAAKFAEFLVSKEGSAILEKHGFVLN
- the modB gene encoding molybdate ABC transporter permease subunit, which produces MLNPVLLSLKVASIATVFAMLIGIPLAYSLTNKDFKGKTLLETLLTLPLVLPPTVIGYGLLILFGRNSLLGRMLKDLFGIQVVFTVTGSIIAATVVALPLMIQSVKSAFGNLDPIYEKSAATLGSNKFKVFFTIILPLSWTGIVSGLVMSFARALGEFGATLMIAGNIPGKTQTIPIAIYSAVETGNKEMANRLVIIMTLFSFLVIWLLNQWLKRKHYIKMMREEKC